One genomic region from Campylobacter sp. RM5004 encodes:
- the rsfS gene encoding ribosome silencing factor — MSRNEEIIKLLDEKKAENVELISLKGSEYFVDEVIIATMISSKQSIALIEDIKELIKKHNSKVYYEECADEWSVLDLGDCLIHLMSSAYRDRYQIEKFLLEFKR, encoded by the coding sequence ATGAGTAGAAACGAAGAAATAATAAAGCTTTTAGATGAGAAAAAAGCTGAAAATGTAGAGCTAATTAGCTTAAAAGGAAGTGAATATTTTGTAGATGAAGTAATAATAGCTACTATGATATCAAGTAAGCAATCTATTGCTTTAATAGAAGATATAAAAGAATTAATAAAAAAACATAATAGCAAAGTATATTATGAAGAGTGTGCTGATGAGTGGAGTGTTCTTGATTTAGGAGATTGTTTAATACATTTAATGAGTTCTGCATATAGAGATAGATATCAAATTGAAAAATTTTTGCTTGAGTTTAAGCGTTAA
- a CDS encoding DNA-directed RNA polymerase subunit omega, with translation MRTEQIAAKALEKVGNDRYILSLIVAKRARELSDGATPLVKVEKGKMKFSDIAMLEVAEEKIIFDGVINE, from the coding sequence ATGAGAACAGAACAAATAGCAGCAAAAGCATTAGAAAAAGTAGGAAATGATAGATATATTTTATCTTTAATAGTAGCAAAGAGAGCTAGAGAGTTAAGTGATGGTGCAACTCCTTTAGTAAAAGTAGAAAAAGGTAAAATGAAGTTTAGCGATATTGCAATGTTAGAAGTTGCAGAAGAAAAAATAATTTTTGATGGTGTAATTAACGAATAA
- the pyrH gene encoding UMP kinase → MAKRVLIKFSGEALAGSQGFGIDTHILKFIAEQIKQLVDEGTQIGIVIGGGNIIRGVSAAKDGIIKRVSGDHMGMLSTVINSIAMQEALESCGISVRVQSAIQMEAFCETFIMRRAQRHLEKGRVVIFAAGTGNPFFTTDTAAVLRAIEINAEMIIKATKVNGVYDKDPMKFEDAKRYDELSYELAMGDDIKVMDDTAIALAKDNKLPIVVCNMFEEGNILKIIKDDFSNCSIVKNQ, encoded by the coding sequence ATGGCTAAAAGAGTTTTAATTAAATTTTCAGGCGAAGCTTTAGCGGGTTCGCAAGGTTTTGGCATTGATACACATATTTTAAAATTTATTGCAGAACAAATAAAACAACTGGTAGATGAAGGCACACAAATAGGTATAGTAATCGGTGGTGGTAACATTATTCGTGGTGTTAGTGCTGCAAAAGATGGTATTATAAAGCGTGTTAGTGGCGATCATATGGGAATGCTATCTACTGTGATTAATTCTATTGCTATGCAAGAAGCGCTTGAAAGCTGTGGGATTAGTGTAAGAGTTCAAAGTGCTATTCAAATGGAAGCATTTTGTGAAACTTTCATTATGAGAAGAGCTCAAAGACATTTAGAAAAAGGTAGAGTTGTAATTTTTGCAGCTGGAACGGGAAATCCATTCTTTACAACAGATACTGCAGCAGTATTAAGAGCTATTGAAATTAATGCTGAAATGATTATAAAAGCAACAAAAGTTAATGGTGTATATGATAAAGACCCTATGAAATTTGAAGATGCAAAAAGATATGATGAATTAAGTTATGAGCTTGCAATGGGTGATGATATTAAGGTGATGGATGATACAGCAATAGCACTTGCAAAAGATAATAAACTTCCTATTGTAGTTTGCAATATGTTTGAAGAAGGTAATATTTTAAAAATTATTAAAGACGATTTTAGTAATTGCTCAATAGTAAAAAATCAATAA